One part of the Rutidosis leptorrhynchoides isolate AG116_Rl617_1_P2 chromosome 1, CSIRO_AGI_Rlap_v1, whole genome shotgun sequence genome encodes these proteins:
- the LOC139885767 gene encoding uncharacterized protein, whose product MSDEGGETLISKLDFADPLYLHPSDISSTPLINIKLIRTENYRVWSCAMILALETKNKKGFIDNTVEKNTAGEVASEVWDELKETYNKVDGFIVFNLHHKINSLTQSGGSVSEYYHKLNSLWKQYDAMVELPNCSCDANKDFQKHSDLIKLMQFLLGLDDSYQLVRTNLLTQDPLPSVKSAFAVISREESHRSSPSFTANKIQTSSAFNVKTQTQSHNLGIISNNVSKFNNNRVQILILSAQNVINLDTQLIDVLR is encoded by the exons ATGAGTGATGAAGGTGGAGAAACCTTGATCAGCAAACTTGATTTTGCTGATCCATTGTATCTTCACCCTAGTGACATTAGTAGCACACCTCTGATCAATATCAAATTAATTAGAACTGAAAATTACAGAGTCTGGTCTTGTGCCATGATTTTAGCtcttgaaacaaaaaataaaaaaggtTTTATTGATAATACGGTTGAAAAAAATACAGCTGGTGAG GTAGCATCAGAGGTGTGGGATGAGTTAAAGGAGACTTATAACAAAGTAGATGGATTTATTGTGTTtaacttacatcataaaataaaTTCTTTAACACAAAGTGGTGGTTCTGTTTCAGAATACTATCACAAATTAAACTCTTTGTGGAAACAATATGATGCAATGGTTGAATTACCAAATTGTTCTTGTGATGCAAATAAAGATTTTCAAAAACATTCTGATTTAATAAAACTGATGCAATTTTTATTAGGATTAGATGATTCATATCAACTTGTTAGAACAAATCTTTTAACACAGGATCCTCTACCTTCAGTTAAGTCTGCTTTTGCTGTTATTTCAAGGGAAGAATCTCATAGATCTTCCCCTAGTTTTACTGCTAACAAAATTCAGACTTCATCTGCTTTCAATGTTAAAACTCAAACTCAATCTCATAATCTTGGTATTATCAGTAATAATGTGTCAAAGTTTAACAATAATAGGGTCCAAATCCTAATCTTAAGTGCACAAAATGTAATAAACTTGGACACACAATTGATAGATGTTTTGAGATAA